From Pseudomonas fluorescens, one genomic window encodes:
- a CDS encoding LysR substrate-binding domain-containing protein, which translates to MNLESKWLEDFSALAATRSFSQAAERRFVTQPAFSRRIRSLEAALGLTLVNRSRTPIELTAAGQLFLVTARTVVEQLGEVLRHLHHLEGGQGEVMQVAAAHSLALGFFPRWIAQLRNEGLNIATRLVATNVGDAVHALREGGCDLMLAFYDPDAAMQMDSEIFPSLHLGQTEMLPVCAADADGKPLFDLEGEASVPLLAYSAGAFLGRSVNMLLRQRALRFTTVYETAMADSLKSMALEGLGIAWVPQLSVRAELARGELVVCGGAQWHVPLEIRLYRCALVRKANVRLLWRKLEGGAASTNQ; encoded by the coding sequence ATGAATCTGGAAAGCAAATGGCTGGAGGACTTCAGTGCCCTGGCCGCGACCCGCAGCTTTTCCCAAGCGGCCGAGCGGCGCTTCGTGACGCAGCCGGCATTCAGCCGGCGCATTCGCAGCCTGGAAGCGGCGCTGGGGCTGACACTGGTCAACCGCTCGCGCACACCCATCGAACTGACGGCGGCCGGACAGCTGTTTCTGGTGACCGCGCGGACGGTGGTCGAACAGTTGGGTGAAGTGTTGCGCCACCTGCATCACCTCGAAGGTGGGCAGGGTGAAGTGATGCAGGTCGCGGCAGCGCATTCCTTGGCGCTGGGGTTTTTCCCACGCTGGATTGCGCAATTGCGCAACGAAGGCCTGAATATCGCTACGCGGCTGGTGGCCACCAACGTTGGCGATGCCGTGCATGCTTTGCGCGAGGGCGGCTGCGATCTGATGCTGGCCTTTTACGATCCTGATGCGGCAATGCAGATGGATTCGGAAATTTTTCCTTCGCTGCACCTTGGTCAGACCGAAATGCTCCCGGTATGTGCAGCCGATGCCGACGGCAAACCTTTGTTTGACCTCGAAGGCGAAGCCAGCGTGCCGTTGTTGGCGTATAGCGCCGGGGCTTTTCTCGGACGCTCGGTCAACATGTTGCTGCGCCAGCGGGCGCTGCGCTTTACCACGGTGTATGAAACGGCAATGGCCGACAGCCTCAAAAGCATGGCCCTGGAAGGGCTGGGTATCGCCTGGGTGCCGCAGTTGAGCGTGCGCGCCGAACTGGCGCGTGGTGAGCTGGTGGTTTGCGGTGGGGCGCAATGGCATGTGCCGCTGGAGATTCGCTTGTATCGCTGCGCGTTGGTGCGCAAGGCTAACGTGCGATTGCTTTGGCGCAAGTTGGAGGGTGGGGCGGCAAGCACGAATCAATAG
- the aspA gene encoding aspartate ammonia-lyase has translation MSSAASFRTENDLLGTLEVPAQAYYGIQTLRAVNNFRLSGVPISHYPKLVVGLAMVKQAAADANRELGHLTEAKHAAISEACARLIRGDFHEEFVVDMIQGGAGTSTNMNANEVIANIALEAMGHQKGEYQYLHPNDDVNMAQSTNDAYPTAIRLGLLLGHDALLASLDSLIQAFAAKGEEFNHVLKMGRTQLQDAVPMTLGQEFRAFATTMGEDLARLKTLAPELLTEVNLGGTAIGTGINADPRYQALAVERLALISGQPLVPAADLIEATSDMGAFVLFSGMLKRTAVKLSKICNDLRLLSSGPRTGINEINLPARQPGSSIMPGKVNPVIPEAVNQVAFQVIGNDLALTMAAEGGQLQLNVMEPLIAFKILDSIRLLQRAMDMLREHCIVGITANEARCRELVEHSIGLVTALNPYIGYKNATRIARIALETGRGVLELVREEGLLDDAMLADILRPENMIAPRLVPLKA, from the coding sequence ATGTCCTCCGCTGCATCATTCCGCACAGAAAACGACCTGCTTGGCACTCTCGAAGTCCCTGCTCAAGCGTATTACGGCATCCAGACCCTGCGAGCGGTGAATAACTTCCGCCTCTCGGGCGTTCCGATTTCGCATTACCCAAAACTGGTTGTCGGTCTGGCCATGGTCAAACAGGCCGCTGCTGACGCCAACCGTGAGCTGGGTCACCTGACCGAAGCCAAGCACGCTGCCATCAGCGAAGCCTGTGCACGTTTGATCCGCGGCGATTTCCACGAAGAGTTCGTGGTGGACATGATTCAAGGCGGCGCTGGCACTTCGACCAACATGAATGCCAACGAAGTGATCGCCAACATCGCGCTGGAAGCCATGGGCCACCAGAAAGGCGAGTACCAGTACCTGCACCCGAACGACGACGTGAACATGGCGCAGTCGACCAACGACGCCTACCCAACGGCCATTCGTCTGGGCCTGCTGCTGGGTCACGACGCCCTGCTCGCCAGCCTCGACAGCCTGATTCAGGCGTTCGCGGCCAAGGGTGAAGAATTCAACCACGTCCTGAAGATGGGTCGTACCCAACTGCAAGACGCCGTGCCGATGACCCTGGGTCAGGAATTCCGTGCGTTCGCCACCACCATGGGCGAAGACCTGGCACGCCTGAAAACCCTGGCGCCAGAACTATTGACTGAAGTGAACCTGGGTGGCACCGCGATCGGCACCGGCATCAACGCCGACCCACGCTACCAGGCCCTGGCCGTAGAGCGTCTGGCATTAATCAGCGGTCAACCGCTGGTTCCAGCCGCCGACCTGATCGAAGCCACTTCCGACATGGGCGCCTTCGTGCTGTTCTCCGGCATGCTCAAGCGCACCGCGGTCAAGCTGTCGAAGATCTGCAACGACCTGCGCCTGCTGTCCAGCGGCCCGCGTACCGGCATCAACGAGATCAACCTGCCAGCGCGTCAGCCAGGCAGCTCGATCATGCCTGGCAAGGTCAACCCGGTAATCCCGGAGGCCGTCAACCAGGTAGCGTTCCAGGTGATCGGTAACGACCTGGCCCTGACCATGGCGGCCGAAGGCGGCCAGTTGCAACTGAACGTGATGGAGCCGCTGATCGCCTTCAAGATCCTCGACTCGATCCGCCTGCTGCAACGCGCCATGGACATGCTGCGCGAGCACTGCATCGTCGGCATCACCGCCAACGAAGCCCGCTGCCGCGAACTGGTCGAACACTCGATCGGCCTGGTCACCGCACTGAACCCGTACATCGGCTACAAAAACGCCACCCGCATCGCCCGTATCGCGCTGGAAACCGGCCGTGGCGTGCTGGAACTGGTACGTGAAGAAGGCCTGCTCGACGATGCCATGCTCGCCGACATCCTGCGTCCGGAAAATATGATTGCCCCGCGTCTGGTGCCTTTGAAGGCCTGA
- a CDS encoding alanine/glycine:cation symporter family protein — protein MLEVINDFLSGKVLIVLIVGLGGYFTIRSRFVQLRHFFHMFAVFRDSLRSSAGQLSSFQALMLSLAGRVGAGNIAGVGIAVTLGGPGAVFWMWMTALVGMSSSFFECSLGQLYKRCDSEGQYRGGPSYYIEHGLKKRWLGMIMAFLLLITFGFAFNGLQAHAVTHSLNNAFGLDTTYTGLALAVLLGLVFIGGIKRIAAIADLLVPVKTLVYIAVTIYVIVLQFDQVPGMLMTIVKSAFGLDQAFGGLVGSAIIMGVKRGVFANEAGLGSAPNVAAVASVEHPVAQGVVQAFSVFLDTFIICTCTALLILLSGFYTPGFEGDGIALTQNSLAAVVGEWGRMFISVALALFVFTSILYNYYLGESNLRYLIGDNRKALIGYRALVLVLIFWGAIENLGTVFAFADITMTMLAFVNLIALFLLFKIGMRILRDYDDQRAAGIKTPVFDSSKFSDLDLDLQAWPANPPAVATKTDTAIDGVTAAQR, from the coding sequence ATGCTCGAAGTCATTAACGACTTCCTCTCAGGGAAAGTACTGATCGTGCTCATTGTCGGGCTCGGTGGTTACTTCACGATCCGCTCGCGTTTCGTTCAACTGCGTCACTTCTTCCACATGTTCGCGGTGTTCCGTGACAGTCTGCGCAGCAGCGCCGGCCAACTCAGCTCATTCCAGGCGCTGATGCTCAGCCTCGCCGGGCGCGTCGGTGCCGGCAACATCGCCGGGGTTGGCATTGCCGTAACCCTGGGCGGCCCGGGCGCCGTGTTCTGGATGTGGATGACCGCACTGGTCGGCATGTCCAGCAGCTTCTTCGAGTGCTCCCTCGGTCAGCTCTACAAGCGCTGCGATTCCGAAGGTCAGTACCGTGGCGGCCCGTCCTACTACATCGAGCACGGCCTGAAAAAACGCTGGCTGGGGATGATCATGGCGTTCCTGCTGCTGATCACCTTCGGTTTTGCCTTCAATGGCCTGCAAGCCCACGCCGTGACCCACTCGCTGAACAACGCCTTCGGTCTCGACACCACCTACACCGGTCTCGCCCTGGCAGTGCTGCTGGGCCTGGTGTTCATCGGCGGGATCAAGCGGATTGCCGCGATTGCCGACCTGCTGGTGCCGGTCAAGACCCTGGTTTACATCGCCGTGACCATCTACGTGATCGTGCTGCAGTTCGACCAAGTGCCGGGCATGCTGATGACCATCGTCAAGAGCGCCTTCGGCCTGGACCAGGCCTTCGGTGGCCTGGTGGGCAGCGCCATCATCATGGGCGTGAAGCGTGGCGTATTCGCCAACGAAGCCGGCCTGGGCAGTGCGCCCAACGTCGCTGCTGTAGCCTCGGTCGAGCACCCGGTCGCGCAAGGCGTGGTGCAAGCGTTCAGCGTGTTCCTCGACACCTTCATCATCTGCACCTGCACCGCACTGCTGATCCTGCTGTCGGGCTTCTATACCCCGGGCTTCGAAGGTGACGGCATCGCCCTGACCCAGAACTCCCTGGCGGCCGTCGTCGGCGAATGGGGCCGGATGTTCATCTCGGTGGCGCTGGCGCTGTTTGTGTTCACCTCGATTCTCTACAACTACTACCTGGGCGAGAGCAACCTGCGCTACCTGATCGGTGACAACCGCAAGGCCCTTATCGGCTACCGCGCACTGGTACTGGTGTTGATTTTCTGGGGCGCCATCGAAAACCTCGGCACCGTGTTCGCCTTTGCCGACATCACCATGACCATGCTCGCATTCGTCAACCTGATCGCGCTGTTCCTGCTGTTCAAGATCGGCATGCGCATCCTGCGTGACTACGACGACCAACGCGCGGCCGGCATCAAGACGCCAGTCTTCGACTCGAGCAAGTTCTCCGATCTGGACCTGGATCTGCAAGCCTGGCCGGCCAACCCGCCTGCCGTAGCGACCAAGACTGATACCGCCATTGACGGCGTCACCGCAGCGCAACGCTGA
- a CDS encoding asparaginase, with protein sequence MTPATYPAAQHIMVLYTGGTIGMQASANGLAPASGFEARMRDYLHSQPQLVVPQWRFREMNPLIDSANMTPDYWQRLREAVVEAVDVDGCDSVLILHGTDTLAYSAAAMSFQLLGLQARVVFTGSMLPAGVTDSDAWENLGGALAALGQGLAPGVHLYFHGELLDPTRCAKIRSFGRHPFARLQRQGGGMKAASIPQALQYQQPKQLARVGVLPLFPGIGAEQLDGMLDSGIQGLVLECFGSGTGPSDNPQFLASLERARALGVVVVAITQCHEGGVELDIYEAGSRLRGVGVLSGGGMTREAAFGKLHALLGAGLASDEVRRLAELDLCGELS encoded by the coding sequence ATGACCCCTGCAACCTACCCCGCCGCCCAGCACATCATGGTGCTCTACACCGGTGGCACCATCGGCATGCAAGCCAGCGCCAATGGCCTCGCACCGGCCTCCGGCTTCGAGGCGCGGATGCGCGACTACCTGCACAGCCAGCCGCAACTTGTGGTGCCGCAGTGGCGTTTTCGCGAGATGAACCCGCTGATCGACAGCGCCAACATGACGCCCGACTACTGGCAGCGTTTGCGTGAGGCGGTGGTTGAGGCGGTCGACGTCGATGGCTGTGACAGTGTGCTCATTCTGCATGGCACCGATACCCTGGCCTACAGCGCCGCGGCCATGAGCTTCCAACTGCTGGGCCTGCAGGCCCGCGTGGTGTTTACCGGTTCGATGCTGCCCGCCGGGGTCACCGACAGCGATGCCTGGGAAAACCTCGGCGGTGCGCTGGCTGCCCTTGGTCAGGGTCTGGCGCCAGGGGTGCACCTGTACTTCCATGGCGAACTGCTGGACCCGACGCGTTGCGCGAAAATCCGCAGTTTCGGTCGCCATCCCTTCGCCCGCCTGCAACGCCAGGGTGGCGGTATGAAGGCCGCATCGATCCCGCAAGCCTTGCAGTATCAGCAGCCCAAACAACTGGCCCGGGTCGGCGTACTGCCGCTATTCCCCGGCATCGGTGCCGAACAACTCGACGGCATGCTCGACAGCGGTATCCAGGGCCTGGTGCTGGAGTGTTTCGGCAGCGGTACCGGACCGAGTGACAACCCGCAGTTCCTGGCCAGCCTTGAGCGAGCCCGTGCGCTTGGCGTGGTGGTAGTGGCGATTACTCAGTGTCACGAGGGCGGCGTCGAACTGGATATCTACGAAGCCGGCAGCCGTTTGCGTGGCGTTGGCGTACTGTCGGGTGGCGGCATGACCCGTGAGGCGGCATTCGGCAAGCTGCATGCATTGCTCGGCGCTGGACTGGCGAGTGATGAGGTGCGTCGCCTGGCCGAACTGGACCTGTGTGGCGAGTTAAGCTGA
- a CDS encoding AraC family transcriptional regulator has protein sequence MLHSHLTTLNAVSLVLDAFRADGLSSEALLAGSGISPADLSRADTRITTNQEMQVCANAVALKHDIGLELGRRMHVSCYGMLGYALLTCATFGDALRLAIRYPALLGTLFELSLEDDGEQVWLVAADYRESPAMAVFNAEFCLVSLRVTCDDLLGHPLPLLSARFEHPAPDYETTYAQHFNCPRHFGARDNAFAFDKRWLDQPLPLADVITHQAMAERCRKQNVEFTGRQAWLGRIRQLLSAQLNAAPGLEGLAEQMNCSARTLRRHLKDLGCSYQELLDELRFEQAKQMLCEDQLPIYQIAEALGFSETASFRHAFVRWSGVAPSQFRPLGLR, from the coding sequence ATGCTGCACTCCCACCTCACTACGCTTAACGCGGTTTCGCTGGTGCTCGACGCCTTCCGGGCCGACGGCCTGTCCAGCGAAGCACTGCTGGCCGGCAGCGGGATTAGCCCGGCGGACCTGAGCCGTGCCGATACACGCATCACCACCAACCAGGAGATGCAGGTATGCGCCAATGCCGTCGCCCTCAAGCACGACATCGGCCTGGAGCTGGGGCGGCGTATGCACGTTTCCTGCTATGGCATGCTCGGTTACGCCCTGCTCACCTGTGCCACCTTCGGTGACGCCTTGCGCCTGGCAATTCGCTATCCGGCGCTGTTGGGAACACTTTTCGAGCTGAGCCTGGAGGACGATGGCGAACAGGTGTGGCTGGTCGCCGCCGATTACCGCGAGAGTCCGGCGATGGCCGTGTTCAACGCCGAGTTCTGCCTGGTGTCGTTACGCGTCACCTGCGACGACCTGCTCGGGCACCCACTGCCCTTGCTCAGTGCCCGCTTCGAGCATCCTGCACCCGATTACGAAACCACCTACGCTCAACACTTCAATTGCCCGCGACATTTCGGCGCGCGGGACAACGCCTTCGCCTTCGACAAGCGCTGGCTCGACCAGCCTCTGCCACTGGCCGACGTCATTACCCACCAGGCCATGGCCGAACGCTGTCGCAAGCAGAACGTCGAGTTCACCGGGCGCCAGGCGTGGCTGGGACGCATCCGCCAGTTACTCAGCGCCCAGTTGAACGCGGCACCGGGGCTCGAAGGCCTCGCCGAACAAATGAACTGTTCGGCCCGCACGCTGCGTCGCCACCTCAAGGACCTTGGCTGCAGTTATCAGGAACTGCTCGACGAGTTGCGCTTCGAGCAGGCCAAGCAAATGCTCTGCGAGGATCAGCTGCCGATCTACCAGATCGCCGAGGCCCTGGGCTTCAGCGAAACCGCCAGTTTTCGTCACGCATTCGTGCGCTGGAGCGGGGTTGCACCCAGTCAATTTCGGCCGTTGGGGTTGCGCTGA
- a CDS encoding histone deacetylase family protein produces MLTIYSDDHHLHHGRCELIDGQLKPCFEMPSRADHVLARVQNQNLGPVEAPKDFGLEPIARIHSHDYLEFFKGAWARWTEFNTDGDLLPYTWPARTLRQVKPTSLHGQLGYYSFDGGAPITAGTWQAAYSAAQVALTAQAEIQRGAHSAFALCRPPGHHAAGDLMGGYCYLNNAAIAAQAFLDQGHKKVAILDVDYHHGNGTQSIFYERSDVLFTSIHGHPEAEFPFFLGYDDELGEGAGEGFNFNYPLAAGSGWETWSAALEQACAEIDNYGADIIVVSLGVDTFKDDPISQFKLDSPDYLAMGKRIAGLGKPTLFVMEGGYAVEEIGINAVNVLQGFENA; encoded by the coding sequence ATGCTGACCATCTACTCGGACGACCACCATTTGCACCACGGTCGCTGTGAACTGATCGACGGCCAACTCAAGCCCTGTTTCGAAATGCCTTCGCGCGCCGACCACGTGCTGGCCCGGGTGCAGAACCAGAACCTCGGCCCCGTCGAAGCCCCCAAGGACTTCGGCCTTGAGCCGATTGCGCGGATCCACAGCCACGACTATCTGGAGTTCTTCAAAGGCGCCTGGGCGCGCTGGACCGAGTTCAATACCGACGGTGATCTGCTGCCCTACACATGGCCGGCCCGCACCCTGCGTCAGGTCAAACCTACCAGCCTGCATGGCCAACTCGGCTATTACAGCTTCGACGGCGGTGCACCGATTACCGCCGGCACCTGGCAAGCGGCCTACAGCGCAGCGCAAGTGGCGCTTACCGCACAGGCTGAAATTCAGCGCGGCGCCCACAGCGCCTTCGCCCTGTGCCGTCCGCCGGGACACCACGCCGCCGGTGACTTGATGGGTGGCTATTGCTACCTCAACAACGCCGCGATTGCCGCCCAGGCCTTCCTCGATCAGGGGCACAAAAAGGTCGCGATCCTCGACGTCGACTATCACCACGGCAACGGCACTCAATCGATTTTCTATGAGCGCAGCGACGTGCTGTTCACCTCGATTCATGGTCATCCGGAAGCCGAATTTCCGTTCTTCCTGGGCTACGACGACGAACTCGGCGAAGGCGCCGGCGAAGGCTTCAATTTCAACTATCCATTGGCTGCGGGCAGTGGCTGGGAGACCTGGAGTGCAGCCCTGGAACAGGCCTGTGCAGAGATCGACAACTACGGCGCCGACATCATTGTCGTCTCCCTCGGCGTGGACACCTTCAAGGACGACCCGATCTCGCAATTCAAACTCGACAGCCCGGACTACCTGGCCATGGGCAAGCGCATTGCCGGCCTCGGCAAGCCGACCCTGTTCGTCATGGAAGGTGGCTACGCGGTAGAAGAAATCGGCATCAACGCCGTGAACGTTCTACAGGGTTTCGAAAACGCTTAA
- a CDS encoding polyamine ABC transporter substrate-binding protein: protein MNSLKRFILPALCASLLSVAAHAEERTLRVYNWFDYITPKALEDFKAQNSQVKLIYDIFDTNEALEAKLLTGNSGYDVVVPSNVFLAKQIDAGVFQPLDRSKLPNWSHLDPKLMKLIEANDPGNQFAVPYMYGTILIGFNPARIKAALGDNAPVDSWDLIFKEENISKLKQCGVALLDSPSEILPLALQHLGLDPNSKKPADYAQAEALLMKIRPYVTYFHSSKYMADIANGDICVAVGYSGSFSQAANRAKEAKNGVVVDMRLPKEGAPIWFDMLAIPKGAKNPDDAYTFINYLLQPQVIAPVSDFVGYPNPNKDATDKVDPAIRNNPNLYPTDAAMSTLYTLQPLPRDAERARTRAWTKIKSGT, encoded by the coding sequence ATGAACAGTCTCAAGCGCTTCATCCTGCCAGCCCTGTGCGCCTCGCTGCTCAGCGTGGCGGCCCACGCCGAAGAACGAACGTTGCGCGTCTACAACTGGTTCGACTACATCACCCCCAAGGCCCTGGAGGACTTCAAGGCGCAGAACAGCCAAGTCAAGCTGATCTACGACATCTTCGACACCAACGAAGCCCTGGAAGCCAAGCTGTTGACCGGCAACTCCGGCTACGACGTGGTGGTCCCCTCCAATGTGTTTCTGGCCAAGCAGATCGATGCGGGGGTGTTCCAGCCACTGGATCGCAGCAAGCTGCCGAACTGGAGCCACCTCGACCCCAAGTTGATGAAGCTGATCGAAGCCAACGATCCGGGTAACCAGTTCGCCGTGCCCTACATGTACGGCACCATCCTGATCGGCTTCAACCCGGCCAGGATCAAGGCGGCCCTCGGCGATAACGCCCCCGTGGACAGCTGGGATCTGATCTTCAAGGAAGAAAACATCAGCAAGCTCAAGCAATGCGGCGTGGCTTTGCTCGACTCGCCGTCAGAGATCCTGCCGCTGGCCCTGCAACACCTGGGCCTGGACCCCAACAGCAAAAAGCCTGCGGATTACGCCCAGGCCGAAGCGCTGCTGATGAAGATCCGTCCTTACGTCACCTACTTCCATTCGTCCAAGTACATGGCCGATATCGCCAACGGTGACATCTGCGTCGCGGTCGGCTATTCCGGCAGTTTTTCCCAGGCCGCCAACCGCGCCAAGGAAGCCAAAAATGGTGTAGTCGTCGACATGCGTCTACCCAAGGAAGGCGCGCCGATCTGGTTCGACATGCTGGCCATTCCAAAGGGCGCAAAGAACCCCGACGATGCCTACACCTTTATCAACTACCTGCTGCAACCCCAAGTGATTGCACCGGTCAGCGACTTCGTGGGTTACCCGAATCCGAACAAGGACGCCACGGACAAGGTCGACCCGGCGATCCGCAACAACCCCAACCTGTACCCCACCGACGCCGCCATGAGCACGCTGTACACCCTGCAACCGCTGCCAAGGGATGCCGAACGCGCACGGACTCGTGCCTGGACCAAGATCAAGTCCGGCACCTGA